Within the Salinimonas marina genome, the region TTCCACAGACATGAAAAAATAGCCCCGGATATTCACATCTACGGTTTTCTGAAAAGCCGCCAGATCGGTATCCAGAATATGTCCAAAGTACGGGTTTGCCGCGGCATTATTGACCAGAATATCCAGCTGCCCATGGTTTTTGGCGATATCGGCAAAGGCTGCCGTTATCTGATCCATATCTCCCACATGACAGGCCAGCGCAGCTGCCTTGCCGCCGCTATCACGAATGGCCGCAGCCACAGTCTCACAGCTTTCCTGTTTGCGACTGGACACAATAACATGGGCACCGTATTGGGCCAGTAAATGGGCAATGGATTCACCAATGCCCCGGCTGGCGCCTGTTACCAAAGCTACTTTGCCGGTTAAATCAAATAGATCGCTCATGGGTGCTCCTTATTCGTGGTTAACTTTAAGTACCAGCTTGCCGAAGTTTTCACCCCGGAACAGCATCATCAGTGTGTCCGGGAAAGTATCAATACCTTCAACCACATGCTCTTTGGCTTTGAGTTTGCCCTGCCCTATCCAGCCGGCCATTTCCCGCGCCGCCTCGCCATAGTGCTTGACATTGTCAAACACCACGATGCCTTCCATGCGGGCGCGATTGACCAACAACGACAGATAGTTAGATGGTCCTTTTACCGCACTGGTATTATTGTACTGGCTAATAGCGCCACAAATAACAATCCGCGCACGTAGGTTAATCTGGGTAAGCACCGCATCCAGTATATCGCCGCCCACATTATCAAAATACACATCCACGCCGTCCGGGCAGGCCGCGCGCAGCGCTTTTTTGACATCTTCATTTTTGTAATCGACCACCGCGTCGAAGCCCAGTTCACGGGTCAGGTAATCGCACTTTTGCTGACCGCCGGCGATGCCAACCACCCGACAGCCCTTAATTTTAGCAATTTGACCCACGACGCCACCGACTGCCCCGGCCGCGCCTGAAACCACCACGGTTTCACCTTGTTCAGGCAAACCGGTTTTCAGCAGCCCAAAATAGGCGGTCATGCCCGGCATGCCCAACACCCCAAGATAACGCTCTAGCGGGGCCAGATCAGGATCCACTTTGTGTACGCCCTGGGTGGAACATACGGCGTATTGTTGCACGCCAAAGCTGCCATAAACCTTATCACCGGCACTGAATTTATCGTCGTTTGATTCAAGTACTTCACCCACAGCCCCGGCACGCATCACCTCGCCTAATT harbors:
- a CDS encoding SDR family oxidoreductase; the protein is MSDLFDLTGKVALVTGASRGIGESIAHLLAQYGAHVIVSSRKQESCETVAAAIRDSGGKAAALACHVGDMDQITAAFADIAKNHGQLDILVNNAAANPYFGHILDTDLAAFQKTVDVNIRGYFFMSVEAGKMMREQGHGVILNTASVNGVVPGDMQGIYSITKAAVISMTRSFAKECGKHNIRVNALLPGLTDTKFASALTSNDKILKSALAQIPLGRVAHPDEMAGTVLYLVSDASSYTTGSTITVDGGMLA
- a CDS encoding NADP-dependent oxidoreductase translates to MKNNQWLLAARPKGEPTRENWKYNETEVGAPGPGEILVKVEYISLDPAMRGWMNDSKSYIEPVQLGEVMRAGAVGEVLESNDDKFSAGDKVYGSFGVQQYAVCSTQGVHKVDPDLAPLERYLGVLGMPGMTAYFGLLKTGLPEQGETVVVSGAAGAVGGVVGQIAKIKGCRVVGIAGGQQKCDYLTRELGFDAVVDYKNEDVKKALRAACPDGVDVYFDNVGGDILDAVLTQINLRARIVICGAISQYNNTSAVKGPSNYLSLLVNRARMEGIVVFDNVKHYGEAAREMAGWIGQGKLKAKEHVVEGIDTFPDTLMMLFRGENFGKLVLKVNHE